The following nucleotide sequence is from Carassius gibelio isolate Cgi1373 ecotype wild population from Czech Republic chromosome A24, carGib1.2-hapl.c, whole genome shotgun sequence.
ACGTTCTGTTAGATTGGAGATTTTTGCCTGCAGCTGCTTCCGTTTCTGCAGCACATCTCGAGTCATCTTCAAGGATTTTGGCTTCATTGTTTCAAGAATCTTAAACAATCCTTCCATTCCTTTAAAGCTGCGATTCCATGATAGACCCAGCCTCTGTTCATGTTCTTCAGtatcttcatcatcttcttcatcatcagtgtCTGCCTGACAGTTGTTAAACAGGAAGTACACTGGCTGATTCTTGTCTTTCACTGCACACTTGATTTTAGCTTCTTTAACAGCCGTCAGGGCATTTCTAGGATGAGCTCCGGTTGAATGTGTGAAGAGCAAGACAATGTTTTCAGCAATATCTCTTCCAAATAAAGACTGAACAGCATCAAATATGTAGATTTGTCTGTCAGAGAGTCGATTTTGTGTTGATTTAATCACCAGACACACTGCATCTATTTCATGAATCTCGTCTGCAGATTTACTTAACATGAGCAAACCTTCAGTGATCTCTTGATCTTTCTCAACTCCACGTGTGTCTCCATATCCTGGAGTGTCGATGATTGTTAAATGGATTAGACTCTCTTGTGGATTAAACTCATAAACAGTGACGCTGGAGGTCTGACTGTGAACTTGTGTTCGGCTGCTCTGATCATCTGTGATCTCAAACCAAACCTTGTCTTCTCTCTTCACACCTAACATGTAGTTGATCACCATGTTGATTAGTTTAgtttttcctgttcctgtttctCCCACCATCAGAATGGTTTTATGAGGtttgtctttgtctctctctccaaaggttatttttctgtatggtttAGATTTATCTGAATCTTCTGTCCTCAGACGGTATCGAGCAGAATTATATTTTTTCACATGAGTTTCGatgatcttttttattttgtctgattGATTTAAATTACTCATTTTTTCCTCTGTaatgttaaaacagaaaaaaaaattttttacactgTTTGAAAAGATGATGAACTCAGTAATAGAgcaaataaatgtacatacaatatGAAACATTCATGT
It contains:
- the LOC127946563 gene encoding uncharacterized protein LOC127946563 — translated: MFHIVCTFICSITEFIIFSNSVKNFFFCFNITEEKMSNLNQSDKIKKIIETHVKKYNSARYRLRTEDSDKSKPYRKITFGERDKDKPHKTILMVGETGTGKTKLINMVINYMLGVKREDKVWFEITDDQSSRTQVHSQTSSVTVYEFNPQESLIHLTIIDTPGYGDTRGVEKDQEITEGLLMLSKSADEIHEIDAVCLVIKSTQNRLSDRQIYIFDAVQSLFGRDIAENIVLLFTHSTGAHPRNALTAVKEAKIKCAVKDKNQPVYFLFNNCQADTDDEEDDEDTEEHEQRLGLSWNRSFKGMEGLFKILETMKPKSLKMTRDVLQKRKQLQAKISNLTERVKMMETNKNKLKHTQEALEQNKKCVKENKNFEIVSEVPDREMVDIDRSVASMALCCTECKENCHYPGCWWASNVKWCSMIEDDHCTVCTKKCHYSKHVKAAKIYVSKTKKEKTTLEDLKKQYDSKITDGETLAKKLEEELQELEEEKKMLLDEAFDCVVNLQKIALKTDSVSTFQHIDFLIEKLMEINEFEKAKTLENMKK